A portion of the Cryptomeria japonica chromosome 5, Sugi_1.0, whole genome shotgun sequence genome contains these proteins:
- the LOC131875933 gene encoding uncharacterized protein LOC131875933 — translation MNNVQKYGVMKFLAEKLVENLDENVLYVSKKNVEWCNSIIKQGHEESTKLLKGLTDLIDMMQKDLKCIDIQLMKEGTKGKESLWLTEFDGSCAASGSGAEVVLIPPSGNPIPFSFKLEFKNTNNTNEYEALLLGLAEAKRLGNRVWDEIKDFDAFSIEAIPRELNSKAYSLAVSTSLLVPHPEFVEDIYRVELIYRPSVRDNSDSWQVFENDKQINNFMQSVDMFFAMYFEGSDAECKEFSLEQAKELPDGIMQLKENKIPKGLVSLERLFDRNDAYKNNKGDDKSVY, via the exons ATGAACAATGTTCAgaagtatggagtgatgaaattcctAGCTGAGAAACTAGTGGAGAACTTGGATGAAAATGTGTTGtacgtgtcaaagaaaaatgtggaatggtgCAATTCGATCATCAAGcaaggccatgaagaatccaccaaGCTTCTCAAAGGACTGACTGACTTGATTGACATGATGCAAAAGGACCTCAAGTGTATTGAtattcaactcatgaaggagggcaCCAAG GGAAAAGAAAGCCTGTGGCTAACGGAGTTTGATGGCAGTTGTGCAGCGTCAGGTTCTGGTGCAGAGGTAGTGTTAATACCACCTTCTGGCAACcctattcctttttcttttaagctAGAATTTAAAAATACCAATAATACAAATGAGTATGAGGCTTTATTGCTAGGTTTAGCTGAAGCTAAGAGATTGGGG aatagggtttgggatgaaaTCAAGGATTTcgatgcattttccattgaggcAATACCCAGGGAATTGAACTCAAAAGCATATTCATTAGCAGTCTCAACTTCATTGCTAGTCCCACATCCTGAATTTGTTGAGGATATATATAGGGTAGAGTTGATATATCGACCTAGTGTCCGAGACAACTCTGATTCTTGGCAGGTATTTGAGaatgataaacaaataaataacttTATGCAAAGTGTAGACATGTTTTTTGCCATGTATTTTGAAGGTTCAGATGCAGAGTGCAAAGAATTTTCCCTAGAACAAGCCAAGGAGTTGCCTGATGGAATCATGCAGTTGAAAGAAAACAAGATCCCTAAAGGGCTGGTTTCTTTGGAGCGTCTATTTGATCGTAATGATGCCTACAAGAATAATAAAGGTgatgataagtcggtgtattga